The following proteins come from a genomic window of Lytechinus pictus isolate F3 Inbred chromosome 1, Lp3.0, whole genome shotgun sequence:
- the LOC129260779 gene encoding adhesion G-protein coupled receptor G6-like produces the protein MYTLQRSHSDILGLYLHYAGFPANIGGTCTPEQTCSGQCPWTEGNSGRPPLCFCDQDCPFFNDCCKDHTQCSRYRTHVSAIHSQAPSITSTNATYSCVRVQNFVDKKEWQIISAGRPVEKLQYGYYIIASCPTKMSSDIDRNYRKMCEDENRDIILNTPVYHHQGLTYKNMFCALCNGLSIQNIKSWNVEFSKCNSSFNSTGLWTVNSEIGTSGTFTKWVSLATKYCDVTVTEPAKAKPLRRCFPNLVSNCPSSFFDQRIRTLCRRYQSVIAANGIYYRNKYCAQCNLGVEVRCNIVRYDPPQIRFYSLRIVADFSKGDYYVINHEGERSLGFPPCPNQDQIFDIFLEKCRVVNCAKGYLTPFGDCIKIPSTIPTSCGPFRNTKSVRIETQISNKFDFRSNECSDMIDWWLTCVSEVQRVRLSFTLNDLVGECSVDNIYKIANMSITTTNSSDPRVSTSLLGLINIFKSQLEIQSLPCQTLNVDFQQGCLSLHRDLIGAGKCRDVTMNSSRSVEFNVTENQTSVPTNLNVNYQAKILQNLIYVTSFTETGTQVHTRQRVMACNRLALDHVPCPVDSAPYSDFIVVPVKNGRERLKYLPTEKIIKANQYEITANGTVLVCHGVLGNTSASISEERIPIFSFSSAEILVSCFGLGLSLISMLITFTTYLVFPSMRNLPGKTVMSLIVALFVGQGLFLFGVGETQNDTICTVIAIILHYAWLSAFTWTNVLAFHLSQSLGTRAGSMRKRFVMGSKIYKTFLLYCAYGWGAPLVVVLVSVAVDFWSNADFQYGTIASCWITGGLANLLAFGVPVGLTLLVNVAMFTNIVSGFLSRRTPRSGLEDERRRRRKTRRDTMVSFKIALLMGFTWLFAYIAAWAAITVLWYVFILLNSLQGVYILTAFTCNRGTCKLWSTKVNRFRERCSKMVTRTTNNSSGHHRCIREDGSRDELSGDICQGEEAMEECKLKLKSNEDAEPDADIDGAPELSITPV, from the exons ATGTACACACTTCAGAGGTCTCATTCTGACATTCTCGGTTTATATCTCCACTATGCAGGTTTTCCAGCTAACATCGGTGGGACATGCACGCCAGAACAGACTTGCAGTGGCCAATGTCCCTGGACAGAAGGAAATAGCGGGCGCCCTCCACTCTGCTTCTGTGACCAAGATTGTCCATTCTTCAACGATTGCTGCAAAGACCACACCCAGTGCAGTCGCTACAGGACTCACGTTAGTGCTATCCACTCACAAGCACCCTCAATAACAAGCACAAATGCTACATACAGCTGCGTCAGGGTGCAGAACTTCGTCGACAAAAAGGAGTGGCAGATCATCAGTGCCGGAAGGCCAGTCGAAAAGCTGCAATATGGATATTACATTATTGCATCTTGTCCTACAAAGATGTCTTCAGACATTGATAGGAACTATCGCAAGATGTGTGAAGATGAAAACCGCGACATCATATTAAATACACCTGTATACCACCATCAAGGACTCACGTATAAGAATATGTTTTGCGCTCTCTGTAATGGCTTGAGCATACAGAATATTAAATCCTGGAACGTTGAGTTTTCCAAATGCAATTCATCATTTAACAGTACTGGGTTATGGACAGTAAACTCCGAAATAGGGACTTCGGGTACGTTTACAAAATGGGTGTCACTTGCAACAAAATACTGCGATGTAACTGTGACTGAGCCAGCCAAAGCAAAACCCCTCCGCCGGTGCTTTCCAAATCTTGTTTCTAATTGTCCGAGTAGTTTCTTTGACCAGCGGATTAGGACTTTGTGTCGGAGATATCAGTCTGTAATAGCAGCAAATGGAATCTACTACAGGAACAAGTACTGCGCTCAGTGTAACCTAGGTGTCGAGGTGCGATGCAACATTGTGCGGTATGACCCACCTCAAATCAGATTTTACTCACTGAGGATAGTAGCCGACTTCTCAAAGGGTGACTATTACGTTATAAATCACGAGGGAGAGAGATCGCTGGGATTCCCACCTTGTCCCAATCAGGATCAAATCTTTGACATCTTTCTTGAGAAATGCCGTGTAGTCAATTGCGCAAAGGGATATCTTACCCCATTTGGTGACTGTATCAAGATCCCTTCGACGATTCCAACATCATGTGGACCATTCAGGAATACAAAGAGTGTTCGTATCGAAACTCAGATATCCAACAAGTTTGACTTCAGATCTAACGAGTGCTCTGATATGATAGACTGGTGGTTGACATGTGTTTCAGAGGTCCAGAGAGTGCGCTTATCCTTCACTTTGAATGATCTTGTTGGGGAATGTTCCGTTGACAATATTTACAAGATAGCTAATATGTCAATCACTACCACGAACAGCAGCGACCCAAGGGTGTCGACATCTTTATTGGGTCTTATCAATATCTTCAAATCTCAACTGGAAATCCAGTCATTACCATGCCAAACTTTAAACGTAGATTTCCAACAAGGGTGCTTGTCTCTTCATCGTGACCTCATCGGGGCAGGAAAATGTCGAGACGTCACCATGAACTCTTCCCGATCAGTAGAATTCAATGTCACTGAAAACCAGACGAGTGTTCCAACAAATCTTAACGTTAACTACCAGGCAAAGATTCTTCAGAATCTTATATATGTAACGAGTTTCACGGAAACAGGTACCCAGGTACATACGAGGCAAAGAGTTATGGCCTGCAACCGTTTAGCGTTGGATCATGTACCTTGTCCAGTAGACTCGGCCCCTTATAGTGACTTCATAGTAGTTCCTGTAAAGAACGGCCGGGAACGGCTTAAATACCTGCCGACGGAGAAAATCATCAAAGCTAATCAATATGAGATTACAGCAAATGGAACAGTCTTGGTGTGCCACGGTGTCCTGGGGAATACTTCGGCGTCCATATCCGAAGAAAGGATACCTATCTTCAGTTTTTCTTCTGCAGAGATCCTTGTCAGTTGCTTCGGATTAGGGCTTTCCTTGATAAGCATGCTCATTACTTTCACCACCTACTTAGTGTTTCCCTCCATGCGGAACCTTCCTGGTAAGACCGTTATGTCTCTCATTGTCGCTCTTTTCGTAGGTCAAGGGTTGTTCCTCTTCGGGGTTGGTGAGACACAGAACGATACCATCTGTACCGTGATAGCCATCATTCTGCACTACGCTTGGCTCAGTGCCTTCACCTGGACCAATGTTCTTGCCTTTCACCTGTCACAGAGCCTCGGAACAAGAGCAGGCTCCATGCGGAAGCGTTTCGTGATGGGCTCCAAGATCTACAAGACATTCCTTTTGTACTGCGCCTATGGCTGGGGAGCACCTCTCGTTGTTGTTCTAGTTAGTGTCGCGGTTGATTTCTGGAGCAATGCAGATTTCCAGTACGGGACCATAGCGAGCTGTTGGATCACCGGAGGTCTTGCGAACCTTTTAGCCTTCGGGGTACCCGTTGGCTTGACGTTGCTGGTCAACGTTGCTATGTTCACTAACATTGTAAGTGGGTTCCTCTCGAGAAGAACGCCGAGAAGTGGTCTGGAAGAcgagagaaggagaaggagaaaaacGAGAAGAGATACGATGGTCTCATTCAAG ATCGCCTTATTAATGGGGTTCACTTGGCTATTCGCCTACATCGCCGCTTGGGCAGCTATAACGGTTCTCTGGTATGTCTTCATCTTGTTAAACAGCCTTCAAGGTGTCTACATCCTAACCGCATTTACATGTAATAGAGGCACATGTAAACTCTGGAGCACAAAAGTGAACAG ATTCCGTGAGAGATGTTCCAAGATGGTGACACGTACTACCAACAATTCGAGCGGTCATCACCGGTGCATACGGGAAGATGGGAGTCGCGATGAACTCAGCGGTGACATCTGCCAGGGCGAAGAAGCTATGGAAGAGTGCAAGTTAAAATTGAAAAGCAATGAAGATGCAGAACCTGACGCAGACATTGATGGAGCTCCTGAATTATCAATCACACCAGTGTGA